A single region of the Brassica rapa cultivar Chiifu-401-42 chromosome A03, CAAS_Brap_v3.01, whole genome shotgun sequence genome encodes:
- the LOC103855982 gene encoding nuclear transcription factor Y subunit A-1 isoform X10, with protein sequence MQSKGSGNEVEVNHHSGEQPMMYAEEPWWKKNNSFGVVPQEIPSVVLSKSSSLESNDVHSASGDDGAWKDTQAATSSPSEGNDPAASVGNVHDQQQLVQPPELVGHYIQACVPNPYQDPYYGGMVGAYGHQQLQGFRPYPGMPGERTALPLDMTQEPVYVNAKQYHGILRRRKARAKAELERKLINRKPYLHESRHKHAMKRARASGGRFAKKTEAEAAAEREREKGSATNSPGPEPVETDSNDSLPNL encoded by the exons ATGCAATCCAAGGGAAGTGGGAATGAAGTGGAAGTCAATCACCATTCTGGTGAGCAGCCAATGATGTATGCAGAGGAGCCATGGTGGAAAAAAAATAACTCTTTTGGTGTCGTTCCTCAAGAGATACCTTCTGTGGTTCTTTCAAAGTCCTCCTCTTTAGAATCAAACGATGTTCACTCAGCGTCTGGAGACGATGGCGCTTGGAAGGATACACAAGCTGCTACTTCGTCCCCTTCAG AAGGGAATGATCCTGCTGCTTCTGTGGGTAACGTGCATGATCAGCAGCAACTTGTACAACCACCAGAGCTTGTTGGACACTACATT CAGGCTTGTGTCCCAAATCCATATCAGGATCCATATTATGGGGGAATGGTGGGAGCATATGGACATCAGCAATTG CAAGGGTTTCGTCCATATCCTGGAATGCCTGGTGAAAGAACAGCACTACCGCTTGACATGACACAAGAGCCTGTTTATGTGAATGCGAAACAGTACCACGGAATTCTAAGGCGGAGAAAAGCACGCGCCAAGGCCGAGCTAGAAAGAAAACTTATCAACAGAAAG CCATATCTTCATGAGTCAAGACACAAGCATGCAATGAAAAGGGCAAGGGCTAGTGGAGGCCGGTTTGCCAAGAAAACTGAGGCTGAAGCAGCAgctgagagagaaagagaaaagggTTCGGCAACCAACTCACCAGGCCCTGAACCAGTTGAAACAGACTCTAATGATAGTCTGCCAAATCTATGA
- the LOC103855982 gene encoding nuclear transcription factor Y subunit A-1 isoform X9, with the protein MQSKGSGNEVEVNHHSGEQPMMYAEEPWWKKNNSFGVVPQEIPSVVLSKSSSLESNDVHSASGDDGAWKDTQAATSSPSVEGNDPAASVGNVHDQQQLVQPPELVGHYIACVPNPYQDPYYGGMVGAYGHQQLQGFRPYPGMPGERTALPLDMTQEPVYVNAKQYHGILRRRKARAKAELERKLINRKPYLHESRHKHAMKRARASGGRFAKKTEAEAAAEREREKGSATNSPGPEPVETDSNDSLPNL; encoded by the exons ATGCAATCCAAGGGAAGTGGGAATGAAGTGGAAGTCAATCACCATTCTGGTGAGCAGCCAATGATGTATGCAGAGGAGCCATGGTGGAAAAAAAATAACTCTTTTGGTGTCGTTCCTCAAGAGATACCTTCTGTGGTTCTTTCAAAGTCCTCCTCTTTAGAATCAAACGATGTTCACTCAGCGTCTGGAGACGATGGCGCTTGGAAGGATACACAAGCTGCTACTTCGTCCCCTTCAG TGGAAGGGAATGATCCTGCTGCTTCTGTGGGTAACGTGCATGATCAGCAGCAACTTGTACAACCACCAGAGCTTGTTGGACACTACATT GCTTGTGTCCCAAATCCATATCAGGATCCATATTATGGGGGAATGGTGGGAGCATATGGACATCAGCAATTG CAAGGGTTTCGTCCATATCCTGGAATGCCTGGTGAAAGAACAGCACTACCGCTTGACATGACACAAGAGCCTGTTTATGTGAATGCGAAACAGTACCACGGAATTCTAAGGCGGAGAAAAGCACGCGCCAAGGCCGAGCTAGAAAGAAAACTTATCAACAGAAAG CCATATCTTCATGAGTCAAGACACAAGCATGCAATGAAAAGGGCAAGGGCTAGTGGAGGCCGGTTTGCCAAGAAAACTGAGGCTGAAGCAGCAgctgagagagaaagagaaaagggTTCGGCAACCAACTCACCAGGCCCTGAACCAGTTGAAACAGACTCTAATGATAGTCTGCCAAATCTATGA